ttaatacaattattattttttacctcAAACAAGATAATTTTTATCATATACCAAAATAAACAACATGGGACACTATTTCAGTATTTACTCATAGGCCCAGCTTCGACCTCCCTCCTCTGTATCTCCTTTCTCCTCCATAAGCAGATGGAATTATTTAATACAAGTTTGATGTTGGAGAATTAACCCTTTACAAACGTTTACGATTTAAGCGAAGTCACTGACTAGTGTGGAAAAAGAAATCCTACAATAATGAGCCTACACACTCCATTcaaaatttaatgtttttccctccTTAAATAACATGTACTTAATTGTCATGAGGCAGCTATTCTGTTTCCAATAACCACATTTAGGGATACATTCATAGGACTGATCAGACAGTCCAAGTGAAATGGTTACAGAAATAGAGGCAGTGTCATCTCACAAGACTCATTTATACATCAAAATCTACTTTGATACCTGGAAGTTTAGAAAAAGGCTGAGTTCTCCAAAACTAACTATGTTTTCTGTAACTCAAGCACTCTTCTCTTGGCAAGAGCAAGCAGAGGCTTACCCATGAAGGTTAAAGGTGCTTAATGCTAACCTGCTTCCTAATATTTAGACTGCTAAAGAAACCAGTACTCGCGAGACCAGTGTGGTCTTTCTAGATTTTTACTATCTTAAGATTAGACCCCTGTATACTCATTCATCAACtatcttccttttctgtattattCTTGGCACTCAATAAGACTGTTGAAGTCTATTGTACTTTCACATTCTCGAATAAGAACTTAGGATTATAAAATGTGCATAAACATTCTGTAGAATCTTTCTGTCATTTAATATGTTTGGAGAGTTGAGACTTTTGTACCAGAATTTTACATAAGAGGATAAATATTATGAATCATTCTTCCTTTTAAGTCAAATGACAGAAAATTCAAGCCCTACGTGGTGTTTTAAAGTCTAATGAGAACATCTGTTGAGCTATCAATATTGGCAatgaaaaaaaacttaaaacatttGAGATTGGGTTACAACAATTTCAGATGTCTCTCGTGTTACAGTAAGTTACCAATGCATCACAGCCATTGCCTGTACACCAGAAAATAATCTGCCATAAACCAGTCTGGTCAGTAGAGCAGGTCACAGTGACATCTGCATCAACACTTCTAGACTTCTACTTTTCCAAGAATAGAAGCATTATGTTTCCCAATCCCACTCTTCTCCAAATCCTTAAACTCAACATTGTAGGCACAAGAGTGTAAGCAAATCCGGGATGGTCTCCAACAGGTAGGCAATAGCACAGCTATGTTATTTTCAAAAACACTGTCTGGAATAGTCTTTCCTATTTAATCACACGCTAAGTGGCCACAGGTTTAGCAGGCTCTGTGCTAGCTGACATTAAATGCATGTATTGTGCCTCAAGTCCATCAAAGTTTCCCTTTAGGAACTTTTTAGTATGTTCAGGAGAGAACACCTGCTTCAGGTTTACTTCAGGGTCCTGACCTAGGGAACATCAGCTCCATTCTTAGGGTTAGACAAACTATTGTTCGGTTTACTGAAGAAAAAGGACCAGAGAAAAAAGTAAATCACAACAAACCTCTTTAGGCCAGTTAAAGACCTTATCTCTAGCTGAGacttcaataaagaaaaaaaaaacaaaaacaaaaacttaccaGCCCACACTCTAAAAGTTAATGCCACCAGAAACAATCAGCAGCAGGAAAAATGAACCTGCTAACAACCAGCCCACTCATTAGCAAAAAGTAATTTAACTCAAATACTGAGACCAAAATAATataacactacctacccaaactgcCCTACCCACCCTCAACCACcaacaggaagaaaggaaacaactgcttaaaaagaacaaaataagctTCATATTTCTTACAAGGATTAACAATGGTCCAATTCTGGAGACAGTGCTCAGAAGGACTGAAGGTGGGTGAAGGCGATGTCTGGGGATTAGGATCTCCCAGTCTTTAGAAACCCCAGAAGGACTGAAGGTGGGGTGAAGGCGATGTCCGGGGATTAGGATCTCCCACAGTCTTTAGAAACCCCAGAAGTACCACAAACACACTAAACTTGTCTATGAATTAGAGAACAAGgtagtgctgctgctgcttttttatCTTTTGAAATATACAATATTTTGTAGGCTCTGCCCTTCAATGTGAAAGcaggacattaaaaaaatcagctaaaaaaatctaaaattatttaacACCCAAAATTTTGGGAGACCATATATATCTTAACCAGGAAACTAAACAGATCTATACCTTTTCCTTCCTTCAGTCAAACCATCTCACAAAAATAAGAAAACGAAAACAATCCAAACATGATTTTTAAAGTCCTTGAAAGTATTCAAACTtgtggaggaaaggaaaagaaagaaagagaaacaagaaTGAGGAGGAGCAGAAAGCTTTAAAAGaaaggcgggggggggaggggaatcaACGGGCCTCTCTTTTATTTGGCGACAAGCAAGTGCAAGCAAGTTCATCTGTCATTTGTTCGGTTGTCTGTCTTTTGCACATCTGTCATTTGTTCAGCTGTCTGTCTTCTGCACACCTGCATTTCTTCAGCTGTCTGTCTTCTGCACACCTGCGTCCTGGCCAGAAGGGACCTTGAGGTTTTTCTGCAACACGTGAGCATCTGCTGGCTCTATCCTCTTATAGTAGTTCTTCTTTGTCTCGATAATCTCAAAGCCAAACTTCCGGTAGAAGTCAATTGCTGACTCATTGCTGATTTGGACATGCCTGAAACAGaaagggtattaaaaaaaaaaaattaattagttcATCAGCTTGTGTTTTCTCCACAGACCACCTCAAATCTGAAACTGCCGGCCAGCTAAAAGCGTGTTAGAACTGGTGGCAGCGGGAATACTGTGTTGGCACTTTCCTCAGATTCTCTTTACAAAGAAAACGTGCAATACCTCACATGTACTTATTATTAGCAATCAACACAGATTAAGTATTCATTTCAGAAAATCTTTTGATGACAAATTTACACTTTTAACCTAACTCTTACATTAGCAAGACTGAGATTACGAGGCTCAGTTAACACTGTTTGTTCCTGCAATCAACAAAGGGTGAAGTACCCTAACATTTTTTAGTAGAAGGGAAGAAGATATTCCTGTGATTAAAAATGGGTTAAATAACCAATAGGGTAAGAATCACTATTTTTTTAACACTtgcaggaaggggaaaaaaaaaaaaggatctcaaTGCCTGAATACATTTTCTTCTGGTTAATAAAAAACATACTATATTTTGAATAAACGATAATTTGAGCTTTTCATTTCCTCTCAAAATAACATTATAGAACTTAATCTCTTCTGATgacaaagcaaaaatgagaatggCCTTCTAGTGCTTGTGTTACGAACAATCCATGGTTGTGATTTCAGATCCAAGGCCTCCTGTGATCCCAGTACCATTCCTGCTAGTTACCTCTCTGATTTTGATTATTAAACTTCACTACAAAGAGCGTGGTCACTGATAGCCTTGAACAAAATACAGGGAATGCAAACAAACAGGATATGAGGAGAGTGCTATTAATAGCCTTAAATTCCGAAGACCTGAGCTTTAATCCTGGCCTCATCCCTGTGACTTTGGAGCTCCCACCCCAACCTAAGCAAAACAAGGATgaattttatttgtttccttatctactgttaaaacaaacaaacaaacaaaaatccctgtAACAAGTACTTCCACAGTGTTTcctaagaaataatgaaatacgTGACCAGATTTTTAGGTTGCTAGTAAAGATTTTTGCTGTCAGTTTATTAGGCTCTTTAGATTAGAACATTAATTCTTGTTAATTTTAGATACAAATTATTTTACTTACAGATAGATGTTGTCAAATGTGCCATCTTTTTCGCAGATGTTTAAGACATGATTTAACATCTTAGTTCCTGTAAGACAAATAACAAATAAGCAACCTCACAGAATCAACCTTTCATGTACACATCTGTTTATTATCTTACCACAGGTACTTATTGAGTGTTAACAACATTTATAAGGTGCACACTGTtgtcagctgccactgagttggctctgactcatggcaagacATTCTGATTTcacaaaattttgttttctctcaCCAATATTCATATACGGTTCAAAATGATAGGAGAAAAACAATCTTTACATATAAGTTCTTCCAGGTAGCAAAAATCCAGAAAAAGCAAAATGGGACATAAATAACAAAGCCGTATAGGGCTTCCAGCTGAATTACGTTAAGAAGTAAACATTAGTTATTTTCCACCTGgagagtccctcggtggtgccaacagttaacgcacttggctgctaatctaaaggctggcagtttgagtccacccagaggtacctggaaacaaaggcctggcaacctacctctgaaaaaattggccactgaaaaccctatggaatacatacagttctactctaacatacctAGGGATCAGCTCGAAGACAGCTGCTtcggttttaaaaaatttttagccTAACTTACGTAACTCAGTAAGCCCTTCCCAGTATCCCTAAAAGGAATGGTTTTTGAGTAATTAGGTCAGGATCAGTAACGACGTATTTGGGTTTCTTTGAAGATGTAAAAACAAAACGATCAAATAATTTTACCTATTCCTAGCCTTCGGTAAGG
This is a stretch of genomic DNA from Elephas maximus indicus isolate mEleMax1 chromosome 1, mEleMax1 primary haplotype, whole genome shotgun sequence. It encodes these proteins:
- the NAA50 gene encoding N-alpha-acetyltransferase 50 isoform X2 — translated: MKGRIELGDVTPHNIKQLKRLNQVIFPVSYNDKFYKDVLEVGELAKLAYFNDIAVGAVCCRVDHSQNQKRLYIMTLGCLAPYRRLGIGTKMLNHVLNICEKDGTFDNIYLHVQISNESAIDFYRKFGFEIIETKKNYYKRIEPADAHVLQKNLKVPSGQDAGVQKTDS
- the NAA50 gene encoding N-alpha-acetyltransferase 50 isoform X1 — its product is MKGSRIELGDVTPHNIKQLKRLNQVIFPVSYNDKFYKDVLEVGELAKLAYFNDIAVGAVCCRVDHSQNQKRLYIMTLGCLAPYRRLGIGTKMLNHVLNICEKDGTFDNIYLHVQISNESAIDFYRKFGFEIIETKKNYYKRIEPADAHVLQKNLKVPSGQDAGVQKTDS